A part of Streptomyces sp. NBC_00557 genomic DNA contains:
- a CDS encoding DUF1684 domain-containing protein yields the protein MTTDPADAWKQWHERRVETVSAPYGPLALTATHWVEDYPEGRLPDIPGIWVADGDGIVLTAAESDGLTVDGRRFAGEVRLAADRPPEAEARVAFGEQRLFTLVREGVWGVRVYDPGSAARRSFRGIEATPYDPRWSVPGRFTPYDGERVVRVGNADGRERGLALAGELAFALDGRELTLRVARQGDGSLWAVFADGTSGDTSFRFRFLHPAAPDAQGRTTVDFNRAQLPPCAFADHFLCPFPPPGNTLDVAIEAGERGLS from the coding sequence ATGACGACGGACCCGGCCGACGCGTGGAAGCAGTGGCACGAGCGGCGTGTCGAGACGGTCTCGGCACCTTACGGACCGCTCGCGCTGACCGCCACGCACTGGGTCGAGGACTATCCGGAGGGCCGACTTCCGGACATTCCCGGGATCTGGGTGGCGGACGGCGACGGAATCGTGCTCACCGCCGCCGAGAGCGACGGCCTGACCGTGGACGGGCGGCGTTTCGCGGGCGAGGTCCGGCTCGCGGCCGACCGTCCGCCGGAGGCGGAGGCACGCGTCGCGTTCGGTGAGCAGCGGCTCTTCACACTGGTGCGCGAGGGCGTCTGGGGAGTGCGGGTCTACGACCCCGGGTCCGCGGCCCGGCGGTCCTTCCGGGGCATCGAGGCCACCCCGTACGATCCCCGCTGGTCGGTGCCGGGGCGTTTCACGCCGTACGACGGCGAACGCGTCGTGCGGGTCGGCAACGCGGACGGGCGCGAGCGGGGGCTCGCCCTCGCCGGGGAGCTGGCCTTCGCCCTGGACGGGCGGGAGTTGACGCTGCGGGTCGCGCGGCAGGGCGACGGGTCGCTGTGGGCGGTGTTCGCCGACGGCACCAGCGGCGACACCAGTTTCCGGTTCCGCTTCCTCCACCCGGCCGCGCCGGACGCGCAGGGGCGTACGACCGTCGACTTCAACCGCGCCCAACTCCCGCCGTGCGCCTTCGCCGACCACTTCCTGTGCCCCTTCCCGCCGCCCGGCAACACGCTGGACGTGGCGATCGAGGCGGGGGAGCGGGGGTTGAGTTGA
- a CDS encoding S1 family peptidase, producing MRIKRTTPRSGLARRTRLIAVATGLLAAGAFAAPTANASDAHTFSAAQLDKAGSAVLKADIPGTAWAVDGKNDRVVVTVDSTVSKAEIAKIKQQAGANAGALTIKHTPGRFNKLISGGDAIYGGQYRCSLGFNVHSGSTYYFLTAGHCGQVASTWYSNSSHTTVLGTNVGYSFPGNDFALVRYTNSSVSHPSAVGSQSITSAATPSVGQTVYRRGSTTGTHSGRVTALNATVNYGGGDVVYGLIQTTVCAEGGDSGGPLYAGTVAYGLTSGGSGDCTSGGTTFFQPVTEALNYYGVTLP from the coding sequence GTGAGGATCAAGCGCACCACTCCCCGCAGCGGTCTCGCGAGACGGACCCGGCTGATCGCCGTGGCCACCGGCCTCCTGGCCGCGGGCGCGTTCGCCGCCCCCACGGCGAACGCGAGCGACGCGCACACCTTCAGCGCCGCCCAGCTCGACAAGGCCGGCTCCGCCGTCCTCAAGGCCGACATACCGGGCACGGCCTGGGCGGTGGACGGCAAGAACGACCGCGTCGTCGTCACCGTCGACAGCACGGTGTCCAAGGCCGAGATCGCCAAGATCAAGCAGCAGGCCGGCGCGAACGCGGGCGCGCTCACCATCAAGCACACCCCCGGCAGGTTCAACAAGCTGATCAGCGGCGGCGACGCCATCTACGGCGGCCAGTACCGCTGCTCGCTCGGCTTCAACGTGCACAGCGGCAGCACGTACTACTTCCTCACCGCGGGGCACTGCGGCCAGGTGGCGTCCACCTGGTACAGCAACTCCAGCCACACCACCGTGCTCGGCACCAACGTCGGCTACAGCTTCCCGGGCAACGACTTCGCGTTGGTGCGGTACACCAACTCCTCGGTCTCGCACCCGAGTGCCGTGGGCAGCCAGTCCATCACGAGCGCGGCGACGCCGTCCGTGGGACAGACCGTGTACCGGCGCGGTTCCACCACCGGTACGCACAGCGGGCGGGTGACCGCGCTGAACGCCACCGTGAACTACGGCGGCGGGGACGTGGTCTACGGGCTGATCCAGACCACGGTCTGCGCCGAGGGCGGCGACAGCGGTGGTCCGCTGTACGCCGGGACCGTGGCGTACGGGCTGACGTCGGGGGGCAGCGGTGACTGCACCTCCGGCGGTACGACGTTCTTCCAGCCGGTGACCGAGGCGTTGAACTACTACGGCGTCACGCTGCCGTAG
- a CDS encoding S1 family peptidase → MKHRRIPRRRAAVAGAGIAALVAAGVTLQNANASEPAKPAPEVKVLSAPAAGNLASTLLNHLGSRAAGSYYDASARNLVVDVVDQSAAKAVEAAGARARLVANSLAALDGARTTLKKDATIPGTSWATDPVSNKVVVTADKTVSGAEWAKLSKVVDGLGGKAELKRSQGEFKPFIAGGDAISGSGGRCSLGFNVVKDGQPYFLTAGHCTAAISTWSDSSGNAIGQNAESHFPGTDFGLVKYTSQVDHPSEVDLYNGSTQQITGAAEATVGMKVTRSGSTTHVHDGTVTGLNATVNYQEGSVSGLIQTDVCAEPGDSGGSLFSGSNAIGLTSGGSGDCTSGGETFFQPVTAALSATGAQIG, encoded by the coding sequence TTGAAGCACCGACGCATACCCAGGCGGCGGGCCGCCGTGGCCGGTGCGGGAATCGCCGCACTGGTCGCCGCGGGGGTCACCTTGCAGAACGCGAACGCCAGCGAGCCTGCGAAGCCGGCTCCGGAGGTGAAGGTCCTGTCCGCTCCGGCGGCCGGAAACCTCGCCTCGACGCTGCTGAACCACCTCGGATCCCGTGCCGCGGGCAGCTACTACGACGCCTCGGCCAGGAACCTCGTCGTCGACGTGGTCGACCAGAGCGCGGCGAAGGCCGTCGAGGCGGCCGGAGCCAGGGCGAGACTCGTCGCCAACTCGCTGGCCGCGCTCGACGGCGCGCGGACCACGCTGAAGAAGGACGCGACCATACCGGGGACGTCCTGGGCCACCGACCCGGTGAGCAACAAGGTCGTCGTCACCGCCGACAAGACGGTGTCCGGCGCCGAGTGGGCCAAGCTGAGCAAGGTCGTCGACGGGCTCGGCGGCAAGGCGGAACTGAAGCGGTCGCAGGGGGAGTTCAAGCCCTTCATCGCCGGCGGGGACGCGATCAGCGGGTCCGGTGGGCGCTGCTCGCTCGGGTTCAACGTGGTCAAGGACGGGCAGCCGTACTTCCTGACCGCCGGGCACTGCACCGCCGCCATCTCCACCTGGTCGGACTCCAGCGGGAACGCGATCGGGCAGAACGCGGAGTCCCACTTCCCGGGGACGGACTTCGGGCTCGTGAAGTACACGTCGCAGGTCGACCATCCGAGCGAGGTCGACCTGTACAACGGGTCCACGCAGCAGATCACCGGTGCCGCCGAGGCCACGGTGGGGATGAAGGTGACGCGCAGCGGGTCGACGACCCATGTGCACGACGGGACGGTCACCGGGCTGAACGCCACCGTGAACTATCAGGAGGGCTCCGTCAGCGGGCTCATCCAGACGGACGTGTGCGCCGAGCCCGGGGACAGCGGCGGGTCGCTGTTCTCGGGGAGCAACGCGATCGGGCTGACGTCCGGAGGGAGTGGCGACTGCACCTCCGGCGGGGAGACGTTCTTCCAGCCGGTGACCGCCGCGCTGTCCGCCACGGGGGCGCAGATCGGGTAG
- a CDS encoding DNA polymerase III subunit alpha, producing MPGFAHLRTVSGFSVRYGASHPERLAERASERGMDVLALTDRDTLAGAVRFAKACAGVGVRPVFGVDLAVGEAVRPARRKTPVRGGAFVDESAPRVTFLARDGGRGWADLCRIVTAAHAGEGAPLLPWSAHQGGGLVVLLGPGSDVGRALAAGRPDRAARLLAAWREVYGDALRLEAVWHGREGTGPGSLRLAARTVGFAAEQRVRPVLSNAVRYADPGAGPVADVLDAARRLVPIDPRGELDSGEAWLKDAQAMARVAERVVEAAGYRRDTALRLVEQTLATAEECRVDPEGDLGLGTVHFPEAHLVGAGRRTAQRALASRAVAGMVRLGYGGRREYWERMHHELDIIAHHGFASYFLTVAQVVDDVREMGIRVAARGSGAGSLVNHLLGIAHADPVEHGLLMERFLSKERVVLPDIDIDVESARRLEVYRAIIRRFGEERVATVSMPETYRVRHAIRDVGAALSMDPAEIDRIAKSFPHIRARDARAALEELPELKRLAAEKERYGRLWELVEALDALPRGVAMHPCGVLLSDASLLARTPVVPTSGEGLPMSQFDKEDVEDLGLLKLDVLGVRMQSAMAHAVAEVERVTGERIDLDAVPAGDPETYRLIRSTETLGCFQIESPGQRDLVGRLQPSTFHDLVVDISLFRPGPVAADMVRPFIEARHGRSPVCYPHPDLEEPLKGTYGVVVFHEQVIDIVAIMTGCGRGEADRVRRGLSDPESQGRIKVWFAQQAAARGYDAETIRRTWEIVEAFGSYGFCKAHAVAFAVPTYQSAWLKAHHPAAFYAGLLTHDPGMYPKRLLLADARRRGVPILPLDVNVSGVAHRIELVSESGVWGLRLALSDVHGISETEAKRIADGQPYSSLVDFWERARPSRPLAQRLAQVGALDAFGANRRDLQLHLAELHRGARGGGGGQLPLAGGRKTAPAGLPDLTSAERLSAELGVLSMDASRNLMDDHREFLQELGVVSARRLREARHGETVLVAGAKAATQTPPIRSGKRVIFSTLDDGTGLVDLAFFDDSHDACAHTVFHSWLLLVRGVVQRRGPRSLSVVGSAAWNLAELVELRAEGGLEEVAARLAEPVAEGAGGDPTGGRRIQLPTGYQMHPWADLRPAGQEASQGPAAVRKLWHQSPGSAG from the coding sequence GTGCCGGGCTTCGCGCATCTGCGCACCGTCTCCGGGTTCTCCGTGCGGTACGGGGCGTCCCACCCGGAGCGGCTGGCCGAGCGTGCCTCGGAGCGGGGGATGGACGTCCTCGCGCTCACCGATCGCGACACCCTCGCCGGTGCCGTGCGCTTCGCCAAGGCCTGTGCCGGGGTCGGGGTGCGGCCCGTGTTCGGGGTGGATCTGGCGGTCGGCGAGGCCGTACGGCCTGCGCGGCGGAAGACGCCGGTGCGGGGTGGCGCCTTTGTGGACGAGTCGGCTCCTCGCGTGACCTTTCTCGCCCGGGACGGAGGGCGGGGGTGGGCCGATCTGTGCCGGATCGTCACGGCTGCGCATGCCGGTGAGGGTGCGCCTTTGCTGCCCTGGTCCGCGCATCAGGGGGGCGGGCTCGTGGTGCTGCTCGGGCCCGGGTCGGATGTGGGGCGGGCTCTTGCGGCGGGGCGGCCGGACCGGGCCGCGCGGCTGCTCGCGGCGTGGCGGGAGGTCTACGGCGACGCGCTGCGGCTGGAGGCCGTCTGGCACGGGCGTGAGGGTACGGGGCCCGGCTCGCTGCGGCTGGCCGCCCGTACCGTCGGCTTCGCTGCCGAGCAGAGGGTGCGGCCGGTGCTCAGCAACGCCGTCCGGTATGCCGATCCCGGGGCGGGGCCCGTCGCCGACGTGCTGGATGCGGCGCGGCGGCTGGTGCCGATCGATCCGCGCGGGGAGCTGGACTCCGGGGAGGCCTGGCTGAAGGACGCGCAGGCGATGGCGAGAGTGGCCGAGCGGGTGGTGGAGGCTGCCGGGTACCGGCGGGACACCGCCCTGCGGCTGGTGGAGCAGACCCTGGCCACGGCCGAGGAGTGCCGGGTCGATCCCGAAGGGGATCTGGGGCTCGGGACCGTCCACTTTCCCGAGGCGCATCTGGTGGGGGCCGGCCGTCGCACCGCCCAGCGGGCGCTCGCCTCACGGGCGGTGGCGGGGATGGTGCGGCTCGGGTACGGCGGACGGCGCGAGTACTGGGAGCGGATGCACCACGAGCTGGACATCATCGCCCATCACGGGTTCGCTTCCTACTTTCTGACGGTTGCCCAGGTTGTCGACGACGTGCGGGAGATGGGGATCCGGGTGGCCGCCCGGGGGTCCGGGGCGGGATCCCTTGTCAATCATCTGCTGGGTATCGCCCATGCCGATCCGGTCGAGCACGGGCTGCTGATGGAGCGCTTCCTGTCCAAGGAGCGTGTGGTGCTGCCCGACATCGACATCGATGTGGAGTCCGCCCGGCGGCTGGAGGTGTACCGGGCGATCATCCGCCGGTTCGGCGAGGAGCGGGTGGCGACCGTGTCCATGCCGGAGACCTACCGGGTGCGGCACGCCATCCGGGACGTGGGCGCCGCCCTGTCCATGGACCCGGCGGAGATCGACCGCATCGCCAAGTCCTTCCCGCACATCCGGGCCCGGGACGCGCGCGCCGCGCTGGAGGAGCTGCCCGAGCTGAAGCGGCTCGCGGCGGAGAAGGAGCGGTACGGCAGGCTGTGGGAGCTGGTCGAGGCGCTCGACGCCCTGCCGCGCGGCGTCGCCATGCACCCGTGCGGGGTGCTGCTGTCCGACGCCTCCCTTCTCGCCCGTACGCCGGTGGTGCCGACCAGCGGTGAGGGGCTGCCGATGTCGCAGTTCGACAAGGAGGACGTGGAGGATCTCGGCCTGCTCAAGCTCGATGTGCTGGGCGTGCGGATGCAGTCGGCCATGGCGCACGCGGTCGCCGAGGTGGAGCGGGTGACGGGGGAGCGGATCGACCTGGACGCGGTGCCGGCCGGGGATCCGGAGACGTATCGGCTGATCCGGTCCACCGAGACGCTGGGGTGCTTCCAGATCGAGTCGCCGGGGCAGCGTGACCTGGTGGGGCGGCTGCAGCCGAGCACCTTCCACGATCTGGTCGTCGACATCTCGCTGTTCCGGCCCGGGCCCGTCGCCGCCGACATGGTGCGGCCGTTCATCGAGGCGCGGCACGGGCGGTCGCCGGTGTGCTACCCGCACCCCGATCTGGAGGAGCCGCTGAAGGGGACGTACGGGGTCGTCGTCTTCCACGAGCAGGTCATCGACATCGTCGCCATCATGACCGGGTGCGGACGGGGCGAGGCCGACCGGGTGCGGCGGGGGCTGTCCGACCCGGAGTCGCAGGGGCGGATCAAGGTGTGGTTCGCACAGCAGGCCGCGGCCAGGGGCTACGACGCGGAAACGATTCGGCGTACCTGGGAGATCGTGGAGGCCTTCGGGTCGTACGGATTCTGCAAGGCGCACGCGGTCGCCTTCGCCGTGCCCACGTATCAGTCGGCCTGGCTGAAGGCCCATCACCCGGCCGCCTTCTATGCCGGGCTGCTCACCCACGACCCGGGGATGTATCCCAAGCGGCTGCTGCTGGCCGACGCACGGCGGCGCGGGGTGCCGATTCTGCCGTTGGACGTCAATGTGTCCGGGGTCGCCCATCGGATCGAACTGGTGTCTGAATCAGGAGTGTGGGGACTGCGGCTCGCCCTGTCCGACGTGCACGGCATCAGCGAGACCGAGGCGAAGCGGATCGCGGACGGACAGCCGTACTCCTCCCTGGTGGACTTCTGGGAGCGGGCCCGGCCGAGCCGGCCGCTGGCACAAAGGCTCGCCCAGGTGGGCGCGTTGGACGCCTTCGGCGCCAACCGGCGTGACCTGCAACTGCACCTGGCCGAGCTGCACCGGGGCGCCCGGGGCGGCGGTGGCGGTCAGCTCCCGTTGGCCGGAGGGCGGAAGACCGCGCCGGCGGGGCTGCCGGACCTGACCTCGGCGGAGCGGCTCAGCGCCGAACTGGGCGTGCTGTCCATGGACGCCTCGCGCAATCTGATGGACGACCACCGGGAGTTCCTCCAGGAGCTGGGCGTGGTCTCCGCGCGCCGGCTGCGCGAGGCGCGGCACGGCGAGACCGTGCTGGTCGCCGGCGCCAAGGCGGCCACCCAGACGCCGCCGATCCGCTCCGGCAAGCGGGTCATCTTCTCCACGCTGGACGACGGCACGGGCCTGGTCGACCTGGCCTTCTTCGACGACTCGCACGACGCCTGCGCCCACACCGTCTTCCACTCGTGGCTGCTGCTGGTGCGGGGAGTGGTGCAGCGGCGCGGTCCGCGCAGCCTGAGCGTGGTGGGCTCCGCCGCCTGGAACCTCGCCGAGCTGGTGGAACTGCGGGCCGAGGGCGGCCTCGAGGAGGTGGCGGCGCGGCTCGCGGAGCCCGTGGCCGAGGGCGCGGGCGGCGATCCGACCGGCGGGCGGCGGATCCAGCTGCCGACCGGGTACCAGATGCATCCGTGGGCCGACCTGCGGCCCGCGGGGCAGGAGGCCTCGCAAGGGCCTGCTGCCGTACGGAAGTTGTGGCACCAGAGTCCGGGGAGTGCGGGATGA
- a CDS encoding DNA polymerase Y family protein translates to MTILCVRFQLPPAQEAALPGLLGLLEEFTPVVEALPPDGALADLRGAERYFGRSAVELASVIRVRALARFGVDCVIGAGPGPMLARVALGDARPGVTCAVPEDAVAEFLADKPVAALPGVGAATARTLSEYGLDTLGLVAAAPLSTLQRLIGAKAGRELREKASGVDRGRVVPNAVSRSLATERAFDLDELNPDLHRRALLSAAEELGARLRAVRKICRTLTLTVRYADRSSTTRSRTLKEPTAHSAALTRAAYGMYEALGLQRARVRALVLRAEGLAPADQASYQLTFDPVDEKVRRVEEVADRARAKFGPRAVMPGALGRRGGGSSSVNWPRAA, encoded by the coding sequence ATGACCATTCTCTGCGTACGTTTCCAGCTGCCGCCGGCGCAGGAGGCGGCCCTGCCGGGACTGCTCGGACTGCTGGAGGAGTTCACCCCGGTCGTGGAGGCGCTGCCCCCGGACGGGGCGCTGGCCGATCTGCGCGGCGCCGAGCGGTACTTCGGGCGCAGCGCGGTGGAGCTGGCCTCGGTGATCCGGGTGCGGGCGCTCGCGCGGTTCGGCGTCGACTGCGTGATCGGCGCCGGTCCGGGGCCGATGCTGGCCCGCGTGGCGCTGGGCGACGCCCGGCCCGGGGTGACCTGCGCGGTGCCGGAGGACGCCGTCGCCGAGTTCCTCGCCGACAAGCCCGTCGCCGCGCTGCCCGGTGTCGGCGCGGCGACCGCCCGCACCCTGAGCGAGTACGGCCTGGACACCCTGGGCCTGGTCGCCGCCGCGCCGCTGTCCACGCTCCAGCGGCTGATCGGCGCCAAGGCCGGCCGCGAGCTGCGCGAGAAGGCGAGCGGCGTCGACCGGGGCCGGGTCGTGCCGAACGCCGTGTCCCGGTCGCTGGCGACGGAACGCGCCTTCGACCTCGACGAGCTGAACCCCGACCTGCACCGCAGGGCCCTGCTGTCGGCCGCCGAGGAACTGGGCGCCCGGCTGCGCGCGGTGCGGAAGATCTGCCGCACCCTGACCCTCACCGTCCGCTACGCCGACCGGTCCTCGACCACCCGCAGCCGCACCCTGAAGGAGCCGACCGCGCACTCGGCGGCCCTGACCAGGGCGGCCTACGGCATGTACGAGGCGCTCGGCCTGCAGCGCGCCCGGGTCCGCGCGCTCGTCCTGCGGGCCGAGGGCCTGGCCCCCGCCGACCAGGCCTCCTACCAGCTCACCTTCGATCCCGTGGACGAGAAGGTGCGCCGGGTCGAGGAGGTCGCGGACCGCGCGCGGGCCAAGTTCGGGCCCAGGGCGGTGATGCCGGGGGCGCTGGGGCGCCGCGGCGGGGGCTCCTCGTCGGTCAACTGGCCACGGGCGGCGTGA
- a CDS encoding esterase/lipase family protein, whose protein sequence is MLPWKRAFRPLAALLLTAAALTVPAATATAAADSAPSSGWNDFSCRPSAAHPRPVILVHGTLGNSVDNWLSLAPYLESRGYCVYSLDYGQLSGVPVFYGLGPIAASAQQLSAYVDKVLAATGAAKADLVGHSQGGMMPRYYLKFLGGAAKVNALVGIAPDNHGATLSGFTNLLPYFPGASDLIKATTPGLADQVPGSDFLTKLNAGGDTVPGVHYTVIATKYDEVATPWRSQYLSGSDVRNVLLQDLCPVDLSEHVVIGLFDRIAFHEVANALDPAHATATTCASALS, encoded by the coding sequence ATGCTGCCTTGGAAGCGAGCGTTCAGACCCCTCGCCGCACTGCTCCTCACCGCCGCCGCCCTCACCGTCCCCGCCGCCACCGCCACCGCTGCCGCCGACTCCGCCCCCTCAAGCGGTTGGAACGACTTCTCGTGCCGGCCTTCCGCAGCCCACCCCCGCCCGGTGATCCTGGTGCACGGCACCCTGGGCAACTCGGTCGACAACTGGCTCTCCCTCGCCCCCTACCTGGAGAGCCGCGGATACTGCGTCTACTCCCTGGACTACGGCCAACTGTCCGGCGTCCCCGTCTTCTACGGCCTCGGCCCCATCGCCGCGTCGGCGCAGCAGCTGTCGGCCTATGTGGACAAGGTGCTCGCCGCGACCGGAGCCGCCAAGGCCGACCTGGTCGGGCACTCCCAGGGCGGCATGATGCCCCGCTACTACCTGAAGTTCCTCGGCGGAGCCGCCAAGGTGAACGCCCTCGTCGGCATCGCCCCCGACAACCACGGCGCCACCCTGAGCGGCTTCACCAACCTGCTGCCGTACTTCCCCGGCGCCTCCGACCTGATCAAGGCCACCACCCCGGGCCTCGCCGACCAGGTCCCCGGCTCCGACTTCCTCACCAAGCTCAACGCGGGCGGCGACACCGTACCCGGAGTGCACTACACCGTCATCGCCACCAAGTACGACGAGGTGGCGACGCCCTGGCGGAGCCAGTACCTGAGCGGCTCCGACGTCCGCAACGTCCTGCTGCAGGACCTGTGCCCGGTCGACCTGTCCGAGCACGTCGTCATCGGCCTGTTCGACCGCATCGCCTTCCACGAGGTGGCCAACGCGCTCGACCCGGCCCACGCCACCGCCACCACCTGCGCGTCCGCGCTCAGCTGA
- a CDS encoding lytic polysaccharide monooxygenase auxiliary activity family 9 protein, whose product MPARARRTPARARRTPARARRGAAVAAVLGAVPLALTALAAAPASAHGSMGDPVSRVAQCYAEGPQSPRSAACRAAVAAGGTQALYDWNGVRIGDAAGQHRKLIPDGKLCSADNEEFKGLDLARADWPATSVHSGSYTFRYRVTAPHKGTFTVYLTKPGYDPAEPLSWSALDLEHPVATATDPVASGGFSSFSGTLPERSGRQLLYAVWQRSDSPEAFYSCSDVDFGGSGARDSSPAPAASAPSDRQIAAGAGRSTMRHHGHGSDRTAAPAAPPSTAPNRPQAAGTSQDLAETGASPVTSYVAIGGAAAMALGSAALFLSVRRHAADGGRRR is encoded by the coding sequence ATGCCCGCACGCGCCCGCCGTACGCCCGCTCGTGCCCGTCGTACGCCCGCTCGTGCCCGGCGCGGTGCCGCCGTCGCGGCCGTGCTCGGGGCGGTGCCCCTCGCCCTGACCGCGCTGGCCGCCGCCCCGGCATCCGCGCACGGTTCGATGGGCGACCCGGTCAGCCGGGTCGCCCAGTGCTACGCGGAGGGTCCTCAGAGCCCGAGGTCGGCGGCGTGCAGAGCGGCGGTGGCGGCCGGCGGCACACAGGCGCTGTACGACTGGAACGGCGTCCGGATCGGCGACGCCGCCGGACAGCACCGCAAGCTGATCCCGGACGGCAAGCTGTGCAGCGCGGACAACGAGGAGTTCAAGGGCCTCGACCTGGCCCGCGCCGACTGGCCGGCGACGAGCGTCCACAGCGGGTCGTACACCTTCAGGTACCGGGTGACGGCCCCGCACAAGGGGACCTTCACGGTCTACCTGACCAAGCCCGGTTACGACCCCGCCGAGCCGCTGTCCTGGTCCGCGCTGGATCTGGAACACCCGGTGGCGACGGCCACCGACCCGGTCGCCTCGGGCGGCTTCTCCAGCTTCTCCGGCACTCTGCCCGAACGGTCCGGTCGGCAGCTGCTGTACGCGGTCTGGCAGCGCTCGGACAGCCCGGAGGCGTTCTACTCCTGCTCCGACGTGGACTTCGGCGGCTCCGGTGCGCGGGACTCCAGCCCCGCCCCGGCCGCCTCCGCGCCCTCCGACCGGCAGATCGCGGCCGGTGCCGGCCGGTCGACGATGCGGCACCACGGTCACGGCAGCGACCGAACGGCCGCTCCCGCGGCACCGCCCTCCACCGCGCCGAACCGGCCGCAGGCAGCGGGGACTTCGCAGGACCTCGCGGAGACCGGCGCCTCACCCGTCACCTCGTACGTCGCGATCGGCGGCGCGGCGGCGATGGCGCTCGGTTCGGCGGCGCTGTTCCTGTCGGTGCGGAGGCACGCGGCGGACGGCGGCCGCCGCCGGTGA
- a CDS encoding P-loop NTPase fold protein, which translates to MEFSLLNDEPVSEPDGDLLGVGRAAGELARLLHDSRNSTPFTLAVDAGWGMGKSSLMRLVEAELHRRSDTATVWYNAWTSTGADALEGLIKSVLMRFDRRVLRRALNRLTERRTLITAARTAIAVAAAPLGVAGLVDRLWQELSVDATSRNAMRDALRELATEWAESATYVPRRLLVVFVDDLDRCSEETVLAVCEAVKVYLDVPGLAFVVGCDRSALGPSGLLRDLSPAGSAFMEKIFQTSYRLPAPGPDDVEVYVRRCALRSGLRELLDNDLVKLIAERSARNPRRIKRLINGFGLEYSLNPVWARFAPEAVIRTLLLQHLYADFYRTLITGDRYHPDAVREFLDYRRAHRVLSRPSVPPDPEDWRITVSCFSEHGLSAPVRDQPEEWKPLLARLEEYLPTGFPALERDHTFVTLLQELMDLDGADELLRLLQHGVASVTGAYPGEERLAPDEESPSPSTRYTGAHVLWVDDNPDSISFHVGLLESLGVRVWLAHDEEEAERVLASTRVDLLLSDIARSQDGDEGFVALRHWRDSGRYLGPAVFYTGRITPNRVKQSNRLGAQITTSSTELTRMIHSFLKEAQDRRSAD; encoded by the coding sequence ATGGAGTTCTCGCTGTTGAACGACGAACCGGTATCTGAGCCGGACGGCGACCTGCTCGGCGTCGGCCGGGCCGCCGGGGAGCTCGCCCGGCTGCTGCACGACTCCCGTAACTCGACACCCTTCACGCTGGCCGTCGACGCCGGGTGGGGGATGGGCAAGAGTAGTCTCATGCGGCTGGTCGAGGCGGAGCTGCACCGACGGAGTGACACGGCGACTGTCTGGTACAACGCGTGGACCTCGACCGGGGCGGATGCGCTGGAGGGGCTGATCAAGTCCGTCCTGATGCGCTTTGACCGACGGGTGCTGAGGCGTGCGTTGAACCGTCTGACCGAGCGGCGGACGCTGATCACAGCGGCCCGTACGGCGATCGCCGTGGCAGCAGCCCCGCTGGGGGTGGCCGGGTTGGTTGATCGGTTATGGCAGGAACTGTCCGTCGACGCCACGTCCCGCAATGCGATGCGAGACGCGCTGCGTGAACTGGCCACGGAGTGGGCAGAGTCGGCCACCTACGTGCCCCGGCGGCTGCTTGTCGTCTTCGTCGACGATCTGGATCGTTGCTCGGAAGAGACGGTGCTCGCGGTGTGCGAGGCAGTGAAGGTCTACCTCGACGTGCCGGGCCTCGCTTTCGTGGTTGGCTGCGACCGCTCGGCCCTCGGGCCGTCGGGCCTGCTGCGGGACCTGTCACCGGCTGGGTCGGCCTTCATGGAGAAGATCTTCCAGACGAGCTATCGGCTACCGGCCCCGGGGCCGGACGACGTAGAGGTGTACGTCCGCCGGTGCGCGCTCCGTTCTGGTCTGCGTGAGCTGTTGGACAACGACTTGGTGAAGCTGATTGCCGAGCGCTCTGCCCGCAACCCGCGCCGAATCAAGCGACTTATCAACGGCTTCGGGTTGGAATACAGCCTCAACCCTGTGTGGGCCCGGTTCGCCCCGGAAGCAGTGATCAGGACGTTGCTGCTCCAGCACCTGTACGCGGATTTCTACCGGACCCTGATTACGGGCGACCGGTATCATCCCGACGCGGTCCGGGAGTTCCTGGACTACCGCAGGGCCCACAGGGTGCTAAGCCGGCCGTCGGTGCCGCCGGATCCGGAGGACTGGCGGATCACGGTCTCCTGCTTCTCGGAGCACGGCCTGTCTGCGCCAGTCCGGGACCAGCCTGAGGAGTGGAAGCCGTTGCTGGCCCGGCTGGAGGAATATCTCCCCACTGGCTTCCCGGCACTGGAGCGGGACCATACGTTCGTGACGCTACTTCAGGAGCTGATGGACCTGGACGGCGCCGACGAACTGCTGCGCCTTCTCCAGCATGGCGTCGCGTCGGTCACTGGGGCGTACCCCGGTGAAGAGCGTCTCGCCCCAGATGAGGAGAGCCCCAGCCCTTCGACCCGCTACACCGGAGCTCACGTGCTCTGGGTGGACGACAACCCAGACAGCATCAGTTTTCATGTGGGGCTGCTGGAGTCGCTGGGGGTGCGGGTGTGGCTTGCCCATGATGAAGAGGAGGCCGAGCGTGTTCTGGCCAGCACTCGGGTTGATCTGTTGCTCTCCGACATCGCGCGCAGCCAGGACGGGGATGAGGGGTTCGTCGCGCTCCGGCACTGGCGTGACAGCGGGCGCTATCTGGGGCCAGCGGTCTTCTACACCGGCCGGATCACCCCAAACCGCGTCAAGCAGAGCAACCGGCTCGGCGCGCAGATCACTACATCCAGCACAGAGTTGACCCGGATGATCCACTCTTTCTTGAAGGAGGCTCAGGATCGCCGTTCGGCTGACTGA